The following coding sequences lie in one Cronobacter universalis NCTC 9529 genomic window:
- the apaG gene encoding Co2+/Mg2+ efflux protein ApaG, whose translation MADSPRVCVQVQSVYIEAQSSPEDERFVFAYTVTVRNLGRTPVQLLGRYWLITNGNGKETEVQGEGVVGVQPHIQPGGEYQYTSGAVIETPFGTMQGHYEMVDDQGNGFHLDIPVFRLAVPTLIH comes from the coding sequence ATGGCTGATTCACCCCGCGTTTGCGTACAGGTACAAAGCGTTTATATCGAAGCGCAGTCTTCACCGGAGGATGAGCGTTTCGTCTTTGCCTATACCGTCACCGTCCGCAATCTGGGGCGAACGCCTGTTCAGTTGCTGGGCCGCTACTGGCTTATCACCAACGGCAACGGTAAAGAGACCGAAGTCCAGGGTGAAGGCGTGGTAGGGGTTCAGCCCCACATCCAGCCCGGCGGCGAATACCAGTACACCAGCGGCGCGGTCATTGAAACGCCGTTCGGCACGATGCAGGGCCACTATGAGATGGTGGACGATCAGGGCAACGGTTTTCACCTTGATATCCCGGTTTTCCGTCTCGCCGTTCCCACACTGATCCATTAA
- the rsmA gene encoding 16S rRNA (adenine(1518)-N(6)/adenine(1519)-N(6))-dimethyltransferase RsmA — MNNRVHQGHLARKRFGQNFLNDQFVIDSIVSAINPQKGQAMVEIGPGLAALTEPVGERLDQLTVIELDRDLAARLQTHPFLGPKLTIYQQDAMTMDFGELSQKMGQPLRVFGNLPYNISTPLMFHLFSYTDAIADMHFMLQKEVVNRLVAGPNSKAYGRLSVMAQYFCNVIPVLEVPPTAFTPPPKVDSAVVRLVPHATPPHPVKELRLLSRLTTEAFNQRRKTIRNSLGNVFSPEILTSLGIDPAMRAENISVAQYCQMANYLADNPPSKES; from the coding sequence ATGAATAATCGAGTCCATCAGGGCCATTTAGCCCGCAAACGCTTCGGGCAAAACTTTCTTAACGATCAGTTCGTTATAGACAGCATCGTCTCTGCTATCAACCCACAAAAAGGCCAGGCGATGGTAGAAATCGGCCCGGGCCTTGCCGCCTTAACCGAGCCGGTGGGCGAACGCCTTGACCAGCTCACCGTTATCGAGCTGGACCGCGATCTCGCGGCGCGCCTGCAAACGCATCCGTTCCTCGGCCCGAAGCTGACCATTTATCAGCAGGACGCCATGACCATGGATTTCGGCGAACTGTCGCAGAAAATGGGCCAGCCGCTGCGCGTGTTTGGTAACCTGCCGTACAACATCTCGACCCCGCTGATGTTCCATCTGTTTAGCTATACTGATGCGATCGCCGACATGCACTTTATGCTGCAAAAAGAGGTGGTCAACCGTCTGGTCGCGGGGCCGAACAGCAAGGCGTATGGCCGCTTAAGCGTGATGGCGCAGTATTTCTGCAATGTGATCCCGGTGCTCGAAGTGCCGCCCACCGCCTTTACGCCGCCGCCCAAAGTGGATTCCGCCGTAGTGCGCCTTGTGCCGCACGCCACGCCGCCGCATCCGGTGAAAGAGCTGCGTCTGTTAAGCCGCCTCACCACCGAAGCGTTTAACCAGCGCCGTAAAACGATTCGCAACAGCCTCGGCAATGTGTTCAGCCCTGAGATTCTGACGTCGCTCGGCATCGACCCGGCTATGCGCGCCGAGAATATTTCTGTTGCGCAGTATTGCCAGATGGCGAATTATTTAGCTGATAATCCGCCCTCGAAGGAGAGCTAA
- the pdxA gene encoding 4-hydroxythreonine-4-phosphate dehydrogenase PdxA, whose protein sequence is MVKTPRVVITPGEPAGIGPDLVVALAQNNWSAQLVVCADPSLLTARAAQLGLPLTLLPYSSDKAAAPQAAGTLTILPVTLKAPVVPGTLDAANGSYVVETLARACDGCLSGEFDALVTGPVHKGIINDAGIPFTGHTEFFEARSHSEKVVMMLATEALRVALVTTHLPLKAVADAITPDLLRHILTTLHHDLQSKFGIANPHVLVCGLNPHAGEGGHMGTEEIDTIIPVLEEMRAKGMRLTGPLPADTLFQPKYLENADAVLAMYHDQGLPVLKYQGFGRAVNITLGLPFIRTSVDHGTALELAGSGNASVGSFITALNLAISMIVNSKNQ, encoded by the coding sequence ATGGTAAAAACACCCCGCGTGGTCATTACGCCCGGCGAACCCGCCGGGATTGGCCCCGACCTGGTTGTCGCGCTGGCCCAGAACAACTGGTCTGCGCAACTGGTCGTCTGCGCCGACCCGTCGCTACTCACCGCGCGGGCGGCGCAGCTCGGTTTACCGCTTACGCTGTTGCCCTACTCTTCCGATAAAGCTGCCGCCCCTCAGGCGGCAGGTACACTTACGATCCTGCCCGTTACGCTAAAAGCGCCTGTCGTGCCCGGCACGCTGGATGCGGCGAACGGCAGTTACGTGGTGGAAACCCTGGCGCGCGCCTGCGATGGCTGCCTTAGCGGCGAATTCGACGCGCTGGTCACCGGCCCGGTGCACAAAGGCATTATCAACGACGCAGGCATTCCGTTTACCGGTCATACCGAGTTCTTTGAAGCGCGCAGTCATAGCGAAAAAGTCGTGATGATGCTCGCTACCGAAGCGCTGCGCGTCGCCCTGGTCACGACACATCTGCCGCTGAAAGCGGTGGCGGACGCCATTACGCCGGATCTTCTGCGCCATATCCTCACGACGCTTCACCACGACCTGCAAAGCAAATTTGGTATCGCGAACCCGCATGTGCTGGTCTGCGGCCTGAACCCGCACGCGGGGGAAGGCGGTCATATGGGCACTGAAGAGATCGACACGATTATCCCTGTGCTGGAAGAGATGCGCGCGAAAGGGATGCGTCTCACCGGTCCGCTGCCCGCCGATACGCTATTCCAGCCCAAATACCTCGAAAACGCCGATGCGGTGCTGGCGATGTACCACGATCAGGGCCTGCCCGTGCTAAAATACCAGGGATTTGGCCGCGCGGTGAACATTACGCTCGGCCTGCCCTTTATCCGCACGTCGGTCGATCACGGCACCGCGCTGGAGCTGGCAGGATCCGGAAACGCCAGCGTCGGCAGTTTTATTACGGCGCTTAATCTCGCCATCAGCATGATTGTGAACAGTAAGAATCAATGA
- the surA gene encoding peptidylprolyl isomerase SurA: MKNWKTLLLGITLVVNTSFAAPQVVDKVAAVVNNGVVLESDVDGLMQSVKLNANQAGQQLPDDSTLRHQILERLIMDQIMLQMGQKMGVKISDDQLDQAIANIAKQNNMTLDQMRSRLAYDGLNYNTYRAQIRKEMIISEVRNNEVRRRVTILPQEVETLAEQVGNQNDASTELNLSHILIPLPENPTADQVSEAEAQARSIIDQARNGGDFGKLAITYSADQQALKGGQMGWGRIQELPSVFAQALSTAKKGDVIGPIRSGVGFHIIKVNDLRGQSQTVSVTEVHARHILLKPSPIMTDQQARQKLEEIAADIKSGRTTFAQAAREFSQDPGSANQGGDLGWAAADVYDPAFRDALMSLNKGQMSTPVHSSFGWHLIELLDTRKSDRTDAAQKDRAYRMLFNRKFSEEAATWMQEQRASAYVKILSN; the protein is encoded by the coding sequence GTGGTACTGGAAAGTGACGTTGATGGCCTCATGCAGTCGGTAAAGCTTAACGCCAACCAGGCAGGCCAGCAGCTCCCGGATGACAGCACGCTGCGTCATCAGATTCTGGAACGTCTGATCATGGATCAGATTATGTTGCAGATGGGCCAGAAAATGGGCGTTAAGATCAGCGACGACCAGCTCGATCAGGCCATCGCTAACATCGCCAAACAAAACAACATGACGCTCGATCAGATGCGTAGCCGTCTGGCCTATGACGGCCTGAACTACAACACCTATCGCGCGCAGATCCGCAAAGAGATGATCATCTCTGAAGTCCGCAATAACGAAGTGCGCCGTCGCGTCACTATTCTGCCGCAGGAAGTGGAAACGCTGGCCGAGCAGGTAGGCAATCAGAACGACGCCAGCACCGAGCTGAATCTGAGCCACATTCTGATCCCGCTGCCGGAAAACCCGACCGCCGATCAGGTGAGCGAGGCGGAAGCCCAGGCGCGTTCGATTATCGATCAGGCGCGTAACGGCGGCGATTTCGGTAAGCTTGCGATTACCTATTCCGCAGACCAGCAGGCCCTGAAAGGCGGCCAGATGGGCTGGGGCCGTATTCAGGAGCTGCCTTCTGTATTCGCCCAGGCGCTGAGCACCGCGAAGAAAGGCGACGTGATTGGCCCGATTCGTTCAGGCGTTGGCTTCCACATCATTAAAGTGAACGATCTGCGCGGCCAGTCTCAGACCGTGTCGGTCACTGAAGTGCATGCGCGTCACATTCTGCTGAAACCGTCGCCGATCATGACCGATCAGCAGGCGCGTCAGAAGCTTGAAGAGATCGCCGCTGATATCAAGAGCGGTAGAACCACGTTTGCTCAGGCAGCGCGTGAATTCTCTCAGGATCCGGGTTCTGCAAACCAGGGCGGGGATCTCGGCTGGGCGGCGGCGGACGTTTACGATCCGGCTTTCCGCGATGCGCTGATGAGCCTCAACAAAGGCCAGATGAGCACGCCGGTACATTCTTCTTTCGGCTGGCATCTGATCGAACTGCTCGATACCCGTAAATCTGACCGCACCGACGCGGCGCAGAAAGATCGCGCCTACCGGATGCTGTTTAACCGTAAATTCTCTGAAGAAGCGGCGACCTGGATGCAGGAACAACGCGCCAGCGCCTACGTGAAAATTCTGAGCAACTGA